Proteins encoded by one window of Oceanibaculum indicum P24:
- the idi gene encoding isopentenyl-diphosphate delta-isomerase, translating to MNGGDIIIPAVAGDGSLYPVEKMQAHIDGVLHLAVSVFVFDGDLLLVQRRAAGKYHCPGLWANSCCTHPNWNESLEMSAARRLREELGITLPLTRHATVEYNAPVGRGLREHERVTFFSGQADRRQLEVAPAPAEVEAVDWIDRFELRRAVLNRPERFAPWLRIYLELFPTLDLGQSLPASS from the coding sequence ATGAACGGGGGAGACATCATCATTCCGGCGGTTGCCGGGGATGGTTCCCTCTATCCGGTGGAAAAGATGCAGGCCCATATAGACGGGGTCCTGCATCTTGCCGTGTCCGTCTTCGTGTTCGACGGTGATTTGTTGCTGGTCCAGCGCCGTGCCGCCGGCAAGTATCACTGCCCCGGCCTGTGGGCCAACAGCTGCTGCACCCATCCCAACTGGAACGAATCGCTGGAGATGTCCGCCGCGCGGCGCCTGCGGGAGGAGCTTGGCATCACCCTGCCGCTGACCCGCCATGCCACGGTCGAGTACAACGCGCCGGTCGGCCGCGGGCTGCGCGAGCATGAGCGGGTGACCTTCTTCAGCGGCCAGGCCGACCGCCGGCAGCTGGAGGTCGCGCCGGCGCCGGCCGAGGTCGAGGCGGTGGACTGGATCGATCGCTTCGAGCTGCGGCGCGCGGTGCTGAACCGGCCTGAGCGTTTCGCGCCCTGGCTGCGGATCTATCTGGAGCTGTTCCCCACACTGGATCTCGGGCAGTCCCTGCCGGCCTCCTCCTGA
- the pufC gene encoding photosynthetic reaction center cytochrome PufC encodes MNLWIPFAASAGTLLAIASFVGAGWDAPPVQTEQVGYRGTGMFVHRDVEKQEALKAANVAPPAPWEASPDGDKAGTIYENVQVLGDLSDDQFNQFMASITEWVAPEAGCNYCHNPENLASDEVYTKVVARRMIQMTQTINTDWNSHVGATGATCYTCHRGQAVPVSYWYKDMEPKPAGNMTQNRAGQNVVAKFAGNSSLPQNALMDYLLNDKPIRVHTLTALPSGTNPAGVKETEGTWSLMMHMSESLGANCMTCHNSRAFNDWDQSPPQRVTAWHGIQMTRALNLTYMEGLTPVFPDTRKGPEGDVFKVGCGTCHNGVQKPLYGASMMDAYRDSLGKKGATDVPDFSTYQPGTTQTLAPGRQSAIPAPAGTALAAIPGAQKSASD; translated from the coding sequence ATGAATCTGTGGATCCCCTTTGCGGCTTCCGCCGGAACCCTCCTCGCCATTGCCAGCTTCGTCGGCGCCGGCTGGGACGCCCCGCCGGTGCAGACCGAGCAGGTCGGCTATCGCGGCACGGGCATGTTCGTCCACCGCGATGTCGAGAAGCAGGAGGCGCTGAAGGCGGCCAATGTCGCCCCGCCCGCCCCCTGGGAAGCCAGCCCGGACGGCGACAAGGCCGGCACCATCTATGAAAATGTCCAGGTGCTGGGTGACCTGTCGGACGATCAGTTCAACCAGTTCATGGCCTCGATCACCGAATGGGTGGCGCCGGAAGCCGGCTGCAACTACTGCCACAACCCGGAGAACCTAGCCTCCGACGAGGTCTATACCAAGGTGGTGGCCCGGCGCATGATCCAGATGACGCAGACCATCAACACCGACTGGAACAGCCATGTCGGCGCCACCGGGGCGACCTGCTACACCTGCCATCGCGGGCAGGCAGTGCCGGTGTCCTACTGGTACAAGGACATGGAGCCGAAGCCAGCGGGCAACATGACCCAGAACCGGGCCGGACAGAATGTCGTGGCGAAATTCGCCGGCAACAGCTCGCTGCCGCAGAACGCGCTGATGGACTACCTGCTGAACGACAAGCCGATCCGCGTGCATACGCTGACCGCCCTGCCGTCCGGCACCAATCCGGCCGGGGTCAAGGAGACCGAGGGCACCTGGTCGCTGATGATGCACATGTCGGAATCGCTCGGCGCCAACTGCATGACCTGCCACAATTCCCGCGCCTTCAACGACTGGGACCAGAGCCCGCCGCAGCGCGTGACCGCCTGGCATGGCATCCAGATGACCCGCGCCCTGAACCTGACTTACATGGAAGGGCTGACTCCGGTCTTCCCGGATACCCGCAAGGGGCCGGAGGGCGATGTCTTCAAGGTCGGCTGCGGCACCTGCCACAATGGCGTGCAGAAGCCGCTCTACGGCGCCTCGATGATGGATGCCTACCGCGACTCGCTGGGCAAGAAGGGGGCAACCGACGTGCCGGACTTCTCGACCTACCAGCCGGGCACGACCCAGACCCTGGCACCGGGCCGGCAGAGTGCCATCCCCGCCCCTGCGGGCACGGCCCTGGCCGCCATTCCGGGCGCACAGAAATCAGCCAGCGACTGA